A stretch of the Buchananella sp. 14KM1171 genome encodes the following:
- a CDS encoding ribonucleoside triphosphate reductase encodes METTTRPDAANTNSAAAATPANSADTAPGTRAPAPGKTGQGQARPTQRRVGDVGRQKLHAPAQGAADRVEVDAISTVEEYLARADWRVNANANQGYSLGGLMLNTQGKMIANYWLSRVYEPAAGEAHRNGDIHIHDLDMFAGYCAGWSLKALLQEGFNGVPGAIAAGPAKHFSSAVGQIVNFLGTLQNEWAGAQAFSSFDTYMAPFVRLDNMTYQEVYQCMQELIYNLNVPSRWGTQTPFTNLTFDLTCPADLRDEVPLVGGELCDFTYGDLAEEMAMINRAYMEVMTAGDAEGRVFTFPIPTYNMTKDFDWDSEESTRLFAMTAKYGLPYFQNFINSELDPGMIRSMCCRLQLDLRELLKRGNGLFGSAEQTGSVGVVTVNCARLGYLFPGDEAGLLARLDELIDLAVGTLERKREVIQYHIDSGLFPFTKRYLGTLDNHFSTLGVNGMNEMVRNFTRDAYDITDPRGHALVVRVLDHLRDRMIRAQEATGHLYNLEATPAEGTTYRFAREDRKRFADIIQAGTDEQPYYTNSSQLPVGFTDDPFEALERQEELQSKYTGGTVLHLYMNERVSSITACKSLVRRALENFRLPYITITPTFSICPTHGYLVGEHFTCERCAAAHPDREPVECEVWTRVMGYFRPVKSFNTGKKGEYNDRVMFTEAAAASHGPIVRAAR; translated from the coding sequence ATGGAAACCACCACGCGCCCAGACGCCGCCAACACCAACTCCGCTGCGGCGGCAACGCCTGCGAACAGTGCAGACACCGCCCCCGGCACGCGCGCCCCCGCCCCCGGCAAGACCGGACAGGGGCAGGCGCGGCCAACGCAGCGGCGGGTGGGCGACGTCGGCCGCCAAAAGCTCCACGCACCGGCGCAGGGTGCGGCAGACCGCGTAGAAGTGGACGCGATCTCCACGGTGGAGGAGTACCTGGCCCGCGCGGACTGGCGGGTGAACGCCAACGCCAACCAGGGCTATTCGCTGGGTGGGCTCATGCTCAACACGCAGGGCAAGATGATCGCCAACTACTGGCTCTCGCGCGTCTACGAACCGGCCGCTGGCGAGGCCCACCGAAACGGCGACATCCACATCCACGACCTGGACATGTTCGCCGGCTACTGCGCCGGCTGGTCCCTGAAGGCGCTGCTGCAGGAGGGCTTCAACGGCGTCCCGGGTGCCATCGCGGCGGGTCCTGCCAAGCACTTCTCCAGCGCCGTCGGGCAGATCGTCAACTTCCTGGGCACGCTGCAAAACGAGTGGGCGGGCGCGCAGGCGTTCTCCAGCTTCGACACCTACATGGCGCCGTTCGTGCGGCTGGACAACATGACCTACCAGGAGGTCTACCAGTGCATGCAGGAGCTGATCTACAACCTGAACGTCCCCTCCCGGTGGGGCACCCAGACTCCGTTCACCAACCTCACCTTCGACTTGACCTGCCCCGCGGACCTGCGTGACGAGGTGCCGCTGGTGGGCGGGGAGCTGTGCGACTTCACGTACGGCGACCTGGCGGAGGAAATGGCGATGATCAACCGCGCCTACATGGAGGTGATGACGGCCGGAGACGCGGAGGGCCGCGTGTTCACCTTCCCGATCCCCACCTACAACATGACCAAGGACTTCGACTGGGACAGCGAGGAGTCCACGCGCCTGTTCGCGATGACCGCGAAGTACGGCCTGCCCTACTTCCAGAACTTCATCAACTCTGAGCTGGACCCGGGCATGATCCGCTCGATGTGTTGCCGCCTCCAGCTGGACCTGCGTGAGCTGCTTAAGCGCGGAAACGGCCTGTTCGGCTCGGCGGAGCAGACCGGCTCGGTGGGCGTGGTGACGGTGAACTGCGCGCGCCTGGGCTACCTGTTCCCGGGTGATGAGGCGGGGCTGCTGGCGCGCCTGGATGAGCTGATCGACCTGGCGGTGGGTACGTTGGAGCGCAAGCGTGAGGTGATTCAGTACCACATCGACTCGGGCCTGTTCCCGTTCACCAAGCGCTACCTGGGGACGCTGGACAACCACTTCTCCACGTTGGGCGTGAACGGCATGAATGAGATGGTGCGCAACTTTACGCGCGACGCCTACGACATCACGGACCCGCGCGGGCACGCTTTGGTGGTGCGGGTGTTGGATCACCTGCGGGACCGGATGATTCGGGCTCAGGAGGCCACCGGGCACTTGTACAACCTGGAGGCGACCCCGGCGGAGGGCACCACGTACCGTTTCGCGCGGGAGGACCGCAAGCGGTTTGCGGACATCATCCAGGCTGGTACGGACGAGCAGCCGTACTACACGAATTCCTCGCAGCTGCCGGTGGGCTTCACGGATGACCCGTTTGAGGCGTTGGAGCGGCAGGAGGAGTTGCAGTCGAAGTACACGGGCGGCACGGTGCTTCACCTGTACATGAACGAGCGGGTTTCTTCGATCACTGCTTGTAAGTCGCTGGTGCGGCGGGCGCTGGAGAACTTCCGGCTGCCGTACATCACGATCACGCCCACCTTCTCTATCTGCCCGACGCACGGCTACCTGGTGGGTGAGCACTTCACGTGTGAGCGTTGCGCCGCCGCCCACCCGGATCGTGAGCCGGTGGAGTGTGAGGTGTGGACGCGCGTGATGGGCTACTTCCGCCCGGTGAAGAGTTTCAACACGGGTAAGAAGGGCGAGTACAACGACCGAGTGATGTTTACCGAGGCGGCGGCTGCGAGCCACGGGCCGATCGTGCGGGCGGCGCGGTAG
- a CDS encoding anaerobic ribonucleoside-triphosphate reductase activating protein, with amino-acid sequence MQIAGVVPLNSTDWPDHLCATLYLQGCPWSCTYCQNVAIIDPQVPGQVAWAEVEELLGRRRGLLDGVVFSGGEATRQGALIPALARVRELGFGTGLHTAGAYPHRLAAALPLLDWVGLDLKALPEHYGAVAGRGARGTAPWQCLELALDAGVGLEVRTTIYPGSVAAEDVLEVARRARCAGAPTFALQEARVQGTAAQFEAGATAWDAQVWQREWGGLVEAIGALGFETFHVRAA; translated from the coding sequence TTGCAGATCGCGGGGGTGGTGCCGCTTAACTCCACGGACTGGCCCGATCACCTGTGCGCCACGCTGTACCTGCAGGGCTGCCCGTGGAGCTGCACGTACTGCCAGAACGTGGCGATCATCGACCCGCAGGTACCGGGGCAAGTGGCCTGGGCGGAGGTGGAGGAGCTGCTGGGCCGCAGGCGCGGCCTGCTAGACGGGGTGGTGTTTTCCGGCGGGGAGGCCACGCGCCAGGGCGCGCTTATCCCGGCGTTGGCGCGGGTGCGGGAGTTGGGCTTTGGTACCGGGCTGCACACGGCGGGTGCTTATCCGCACCGGTTGGCGGCGGCGCTGCCACTGCTGGACTGGGTGGGCCTGGATTTGAAGGCGCTACCGGAGCATTACGGTGCGGTGGCGGGCCGGGGGGCGCGTGGCACGGCGCCCTGGCAGTGCCTGGAGTTGGCGCTGGACGCGGGCGTGGGGCTGGAGGTGCGCACCACAATCTACCCGGGGTCCGTGGCGGCTGAGGATGTCCTGGAGGTGGCCCGGCGCGCCCGCTGCGCGGGCGCGCCCACCTTCGCGCTACAGGAGGCACGCGTGCAGGGGACGGCGGCGCAGTTTGAGGCCGGGGCTACGGCCTGGGACGCGCAGGTGTGGCAGCGCGAGTGGGGCGGGCTGGTGGAGGCCATCGGCGCGCTGGGTTTTGAGACGTTCCACGTGCGGGCGGCCTGA